A window from Shewanella livingstonensis encodes these proteins:
- the atpH gene encoding F0F1 ATP synthase subunit delta, producing the protein MAELSTIARPYAKAAFDFAVEHKAVESWTEMLTFASLVSENESIKPLLNGTLASTQLATLFIKVCGEQVNEQGQNLIKVMAENGRLGILSTVSLLFAEYRNEWAKEVEADVVSATELSSEQQQQISVSLEKRLARKVKLNCSIDASLIGGVIIKSGDLVIDGSVSGKLSRLSEKLQS; encoded by the coding sequence ATGGCTGAATTAAGCACCATCGCTCGCCCTTACGCAAAGGCAGCTTTTGATTTTGCTGTTGAGCATAAAGCAGTAGAAAGTTGGACAGAAATGTTAACTTTTGCTTCATTGGTAAGTGAAAACGAATCAATAAAGCCACTGCTTAATGGTACTCTCGCGAGTACACAGCTTGCCACACTGTTTATAAAAGTATGCGGTGAGCAAGTCAATGAGCAAGGTCAAAACCTGATAAAGGTAATGGCTGAAAACGGTCGTTTAGGGATACTGTCAACAGTATCGCTACTTTTTGCTGAATACCGTAATGAGTGGGCAAAAGAAGTTGAGGCCGATGTGGTTTCTGCTACTGAGCTAAGCTCTGAGCAACAGCAGCAAATTAGTGTTTCTTTAGAGAAACGTCTCGCACGCAAAGTTAAGCTGAATTGCAGCATCGACGCATCGCTTATTGGCGGTGTAATTATTAAATCAGGCGACCTAGTCATTGATGGCTCGGTAAGCGGTAAGTTATCGCGTTTGTCTGAAAAGCTGCAGTCGTAA
- the atpF gene encoding F0F1 ATP synthase subunit B — protein MNFNATLFGQTVAFILFVWFCMKFVWPPLMNAIEERQKKIADGLADAGRAAKDLELAQIKATEQLKEAKVTANEIIEQANKRKAQIVEEAKVEAQTERAKIIAQGQAEIENERNRVKDDLRKQVALLAIAGAEKILERVIDPEAHSDIVNKLVAEI, from the coding sequence GTGAATTTCAACGCTACCCTATTCGGTCAGACGGTTGCCTTTATTCTCTTCGTGTGGTTTTGCATGAAGTTTGTATGGCCTCCGTTGATGAATGCCATCGAAGAACGCCAGAAGAAAATTGCTGATGGTCTGGCTGATGCCGGCCGTGCAGCAAAAGATCTAGAGTTAGCACAAATTAAAGCTACTGAGCAACTAAAAGAAGCAAAAGTAACTGCCAACGAAATTATTGAGCAAGCTAATAAGCGTAAGGCTCAAATCGTTGAAGAAGCTAAAGTTGAAGCACAAACTGAGCGAGCTAAAATTATCGCCCAGGGTCAAGCAGAAATTGAAAACGAACGTAATCGCGTAAAAGATGATTTGCGTAAGCAAGTTGCTCTACTAGCAATCGCTGGTGCAGAGAAAATTCTTGAACGCGTGATAGATCCAGAAGCCCACAGTGACATAGTTAATAAACTTGTTGCTGAAATTTGA
- the atpE gene encoding F0F1 ATP synthase subunit C translates to METVLGMTAIAVALLIGMGALGTAIGFGLLGGKFLEGAARQPEMAPMLQVKMFIVAGLLDAVTMIGVGIALFMLFTNPLGAML, encoded by the coding sequence ATGGAAACTGTATTAGGAATGACGGCAATTGCTGTTGCTCTACTCATTGGTATGGGTGCATTAGGAACAGCTATTGGTTTCGGCCTTTTAGGTGGAAAGTTTTTAGAAGGTGCAGCTCGTCAGCCAGAAATGGCGCCTATGTTACAAGTTAAAATGTTCATCGTAGCGGGTCTTTTAGATGCCGTAACTATGATTGGTGTAGGTATTGCGCTATTTATGCTATTTACTAACCCATTGGGTGCAATGCTTTAA